The genomic region AGTTTTACGCCCTTCTTTGATTTACTCTAGCTTCACAATGCCAGTGGTGAAGGGTTATCGCCGTTGATTTGTAAACCACTGGAAGTAGTTGATCGGTAGTGGATTCTAGTTCTATAACAGTATTAAAGAATCTTCAATAATACTTTAAACTAGTGTCTCAAATTAAAATATAGAACTCTACGTAGAAAAAAATACTCCAATAGTGTTAAAATTTGATCAAAAAATTATAAACACTCTCATGTgtctcaaatatactacatcatAGTGAGttgttatataatctagatttaaATTTTTACTGTTGTAATATAATATTTTATTAATGTCTTAAATTATATAAAATATACTCATTTTTAAATTATAAGATATTTTTATATGTTATATTGTTGAAGATGCTCTTACAACCATGTGATACAGAGGTGAGACCAAAGATTACCTTACCGAACGAGAACAGGTGAAATCTGGCATTTTTTTCTCGTTCCCGCTGTATACCTGATGTATTCCGGTTTTCAAATTTTAAAAATATAGAGGTCAAACTTTGACCAACAAAACGGTTTTTGGAAATCGCACACGAGAATGTAATCATTGGGCGAGACATAGTAAACCGAACATTGTCATGTGATGTCTTCGTTCTGTCAAGATAATCAGAAAAAAGTGCCAAAGTATTAGAATAACTGCATTTCTATTTATAAAAAAAAATTATAAATTGGCAACACCAAATGCATCTCGTAATAACTTAACAGATACAGGCCTGCAGCACAAATAGGAGGAGTAATTCTGTCGTTGTTCTCATGATCGAGCGGATTAGTAAGGTTGATTTGAGAGACTAAAGAATAGTCTATCCATTTTAGTTttatttagtctctaaattggTAAACGGTGGTACTAAACTGTTTTAGTCTCTAGTACTTGACTAAAAGGTACTAAATCATATTAATTATATTGTTGCCGGCAATCTGGGTAGCACCAATCACTAGGGGTGTGACGTCTGGTGGTGCCATCTGCGgcggcacggacggtccgcgatggcaCGGGGTCGTCTTCAtcgctggaatctagatctcgatCTCTAGGGAGAGATCTTAGGGTGCTCCAGGTCGACTTGTCACCCGGCGCATCCTCAGACGATGTGGAGTCATCTGAATTAATAGACACTCGACGTAGTGTATCTTGAATGAACAACTAGATCTTATGGTTGTCTTGGGATCAGCAGGACACCTAAAACAGATTTAGACGACACAGAGTCCAATATGGGTGGAGTGGATATGTAGAAAGATATAACTAGAACTACGCTACATCTACTCTTAGGATAGGAATAATAAAGAAAGTAATTTATTTGATTAGAATGTGTTCGAGGCTTTTTAATCGGTCGTACCCATTCATATATAGGGGGGTCTGAACCTGTTCCTAGGCAATAGCTAATAAATTCCACGTGATTatatggataaccacgcacgagataaagTATAATCGCCCGAGTTAATCTGACCTTGGGACGTGGACCTTCCGGCCCCCTAGGGCCGCACCCTCGCCACATTTGGTGTACAACATCTACCTTTTGTCCTCCTTTATTTCAGTTACACTAATGAAAGGAGAATACTAAGGGATATTTTGTTCCTCTTATGATTTATTTAATACTTTTTAAATATTTTTAGTCTCTAGACCATAATATGtagggactaaattttagtcccttGATTAAAAGAACTAAACGAGCCCTAAATATTGAGATTATTTATGTTGTCCACCATCCACCACAAAAAATAACTTTACGGGTCTTCTAGAACATTCTGTTTTCCGTCGGAACGGAATTTTGTATCCTAAATATTATGGATTGACACTACTTGAGTCGGGAAAAATTATCACCAACATCCCAAAATGCAAAATTCACTGGTCGACGTGACATATAGAAGAAAAAAAAATCAAATCCGAAGACCTTCTGAGATTAGATAAAAAGAATTTCCAACCTCCGCTGCACCATTTACCGGCTTAGGATTCTCCGACGTCGCGCGTGGTCACTGCTGCGTGGGATCAGATGTCAAGTGACTTCGACATCAGGGGATCCGATTAAGGCGTCGTTAGTTTCGAACGGAACGGTCTATTCCCTCTCTTATTCCCTGTCTCTTTCCGGGCTGGATGAATCAATCTGGCTTAGAATTCGGTCCAGTCTGATAGATCCGTTCGTTTTAATCTAGACCAAAAACAGACTCACCTGATTTGAATTCTCTTCAGGGCCTGTTCGTTTCTACTGGAATGCACCAAGGATTGTTCATGTTGATAAAACTTATACAAATTAGAGAAACAATCTGGGTAGAAACAATTCCGGTTCTCCATTCCATGTCTACCGAACGAGCCCTCACTCAATTTTTGGTATGGAACGAGTCCTAGTGAGCTACCTCCCGGGTTGGTTCCTGGGCTAGTGACTAGGAATTAGTGACAACACATGTATCACTTGATACTGGGCTGCTTTCGATCCTGACCTGGTTTGGACGTTGGCCCGTTGAACGTGGTCTAAGGGTTTATTCTGTTAGAAGTAGATTGAGAGGATTTGAGAGAATTAAATCTCATATACAAATTTATATAGAATGAGATTTAAGTTTTCCAATACTCCCCAATTCATTTTAAACTGAACAATTCATTTTAAACAGAACAAGCCCCTATGAAGCGGACGGCTTTTGACTGGTCCGACCTGGCTTTTGATGAGTTGTTTGTACTGGCCTGGAAGCCTCTGCTTTCCAGAGCGACTTCGCTACGCTAGCAACCCGCACGGTCCGGACCGGTCCACCACACGCACTGCCGGAAATGGTAAAGGTCAACAGCAACAGAGTTTCACCGCCAGTACTGCCCACTGCCCAGTGCGGTGCCCACCCTCTCGGTCTCGGCCCCTCCCACCGCACGCCACAGTCCTTGGTCCACGTATGGGAGAGCTAGGATTGGGCCCCACCCGGTAAAAAGGGTAGCAGCATAGCAGTAGCCCTCCGGTAACAAAAACCAACCACCCCTCCACCGGTCCACCCTCCTGTGTTGGCCTTGGCTCCTGGCTTCCTCTCCTCTCCCATCTTCTCCTTCCTTGACCCCAGCCCTGCGGAGCCGGAACCGGAGCCAGGGCCGGGGAGCGTGCGAGTGCGAACGCAGGAGCAGCTCACGCGCGTGCGGCACACCACCTCTCGCCTCAGCGCCGCCCCACCCCCACTATAAATAACGGGACCATCCTCCCCTTCCCCTGCCTCCACCTCCGCTCCAGTCCCGTGTCCTCCTCCCGCCGTCTCTCTCGTCCCGGACGCCTCCGCCGCGCCAATGCGCCACGCCTCGCCACCGCAGGAGCTCCCCGCCGCCGGGCGCGAGATCCAGGCGGCGCTGGCCCCCGCCAACGGCAACGCCGCGGGCGCCCGCGGGGGCGGAGGCTCCTTCACGGCGCTGCTGGGACTCCCCACTCCGCAGGCCATGGAGCTGCTCCTCCCCCGCACGACGCCGCCCGCCCTAGCCCTAGCCCCAGCCGCAGCGCCCGCGCCCACGCCCACCTTCCCCTCCGACCCGCACCTCGTGGACCGCGCCGGGCGCTTCTCCACGTTCGCGCCCCCGTCGCCGCCCTCCCCATCCCCAACGCAGCAGCCTCCACCGCCCCCTCCCGCCGCCGTCGCCGGCAAGCGCAAGGCCGACCCCGTCGACCGCGCCTCCAAGGTGGACTGCCACATCACGCGTCTGCATTTCCGCGCGCACCTCGCCGGAGCTTAGGTTCTGATTGCTCCGTGTCCGCAGGGGAAGGCGGCGAAGAAGGGGAAGACGGCGGAGGAGAAGCCCGCGGCcgccggcggcgaggacgagaagCCGGCGTACGTGCACGTGCGGGCCAGGCGGGGCCAGGCCACGGACAGCCACAGCCTCGCCGAGCGGGTGAGCTCGCTTCGCCGCGCCGCTCCGCTAATCGCGCGCCTCGCTGAGCTCTTAGCCAGCCTCATGGGAGGGTCAGATTCGGTCTGCCGCGAGGGTTTATGCCAATGATTGGGTTATTAGGACGTGGTGACGAACGTCGCCGCTAGATCCTTTTTGGGGGGTCGCTTTCGCCGCTAATTACTTAATTATTCGTTCTTCTCCAGTCTCGCCAAAAAGCTGATTATCCTTTTCTgtcttttttataaaaaaaaaccACTCATCAGGCGAGACGCGAGAAGATCAATGCGAGGATGGAGCTGCTCAAGGAGC from Zea mays cultivar B73 chromosome 6, Zm-B73-REFERENCE-NAM-5.0, whole genome shotgun sequence harbors:
- the LOC103629727 gene encoding transcription factor bHLH48 isoform X1; protein product: MRHASPPQELPAAGREIQAALAPANGNAAGARGGGGSFTALLGLPTPQAMELLLPRTTPPALALAPAAAPAPTPTFPSDPHLVDRAGRFSTFAPPSPPSPSPTQQPPPPPPAAVAGKRKADPVDRASKGKAAKKGKTAEEKPAAAGGEDEKPAYVHVRARRGQATDSHSLAERARREKINARMELLKELVPGCSKVSGTALVLDEIINHVQSLQRQVEYLSMRLATVNPRGDFGGLDSFLTTECGRIASFNCKNGIDLEQVTWPEMGVHGARQLMQLQQQFWHGDLAHPHQVASQWEKRGDGHPPVFSNSSPSLFGYDLTSSGAQQNPASKLKTEL
- the LOC103629727 gene encoding transcription factor bHLH48 isoform X3; translation: MRHASPPQELPAAGREIQAALAPANGNAAGARGGGGSFTALLGLPTPQAMELLLPRTTPPALALAPAAAPAPTPTFPSDPHLVDRAGRFSTFAPPSPPSPSPTQQPPPPPPAAVAGKRKADPVDRASKGKAAKKGKTAEEKPAAAGGEDEKPAYVHVRARRGQATDSHSLAERARREKINARMELLKELVPGCSKVSGTALVLDEIINHVQSLQRQVEYLSMRLATVNPRGDFGGLDSFLTTEINVSLEYHGWPTYYFQERLGKCSDMHTC
- the LOC103629727 gene encoding transcription factor bHLH48 isoform X2, with the translated sequence MRHASPPQELPAAGREIQAALAPANGNAAGARGGGGSFTALLGLPTPQAMELLLPRTTPPALALAPAAAPAPTPTFPSDPHLVDRAGRFSTFAPPSPPSPSPTQQPPPPPPAAVAGKRKADPVDRASKGKAAKKGKTAEEKPAAAGGEDEKPAYVHVRARRGQATDSHSLAERARREKINARMELLKELVPGCSKVSGTALVLDEIINHVQSLQRQVECGRIASFNCKNGIDLEQVTWPEMGVHGARQLMQLQQQFWHGDLAHPHQVASQWEKRGDGHPPVFSNSSPSLFGYDLTSSGAQQNPASKLKTEL